The segment TAATTGAAACACGACAGCACCAATAGAAACAATACAATGGTACTGATAACGATAATGGTAGTGGGATGTATATCCCAAGAAAGGCTATCCACTATTTCATAACTTCTTGCGGAAACATCGCGTATGGGGACCCAGTCGATGCCTTGCATCTGAAATTTTTCGTTGGCCTGATTCTGCAATTTCTGATATTCATTAATGGCAGTAGCAAGTGAGGCAGGCTGCCGACCCTCCTTCATGAGCACGAATGTTGAGCGTGCCCATGTTGCCCAATTTGCGTATTCGCTTCCTCGATATTCTTCCCAAAACGACATCGGGATTATTATGGTAAAATGCATACTCGATTTTTCAATCATGTTGTCGGCCACTGCGCTTACGTAAAAAAGCACGGGCTGCCCGGTATCAAACTTTATGGATAGTTCTTTGCCAATGGCATTATCTGTTCCGAAATATTTCTCAGCCGTTTTGCGACTAAGCACAATATCGTGTTTTTCGTTGAGCGGATTTTGTCGGCCGCTAATGATTGGGTAATTGAAAATATCGAAAAATGTGCTATCGGCACACCACAATGTTTCATTAAACACTTGGTCTTGATGGCGTACGCTTAAATCACCAAGCTTTTGAATCCGCACCATATTTTCTACGGATGATTGTTCGGCAATCAATGCAGGCCCGAGCAAGTAAGGTGAGCGTGCCCAGGTTTCGGTTTCATCGCCTGTTTTTACTTCACTGACTGCCAGGTATAGCCTGTCTTTATTTGCATGAAACGAATCGAGATCATAAAACGAATCGACCAGCAGAAACACACTGATGCAACAAGAAATGGCCATGGCCAAGCCGGAAATATTGATGACAGAATGAATAAGCTGGCGATTGATATTGCGAAGACCTGAGATGAAGTAACTTTTTAACATGCTGATATTGATAGTGGATGAAGAATATTTTTGTTTTTTACGAATATTTCGAAACCGAAAAAAGCGCAACACATTCCAGATGAAAAGGAAGTCGGCTTTTCGTTTGCTATTCTTTGCTGTGCGATTGTAAAGTTCATAGGCATCTCCCTGAATTTCTTCAAGTAGATCTGGATGGCAGTACCACTCAAGAAATCGATCGGCCCAGCGCGGAGGTGAAATTTTCATATTGCGATCAGGCAAGTCTGAATTGTAATGCCATTTTCGGTATCTGATTGAAAAGCTGCGTGCGCAGTTCGTTTGCTTCTTCCAGTGCGCGTTTTCCGGCTGCGGTCAAAACAAAAATCCGCTTTCTTCGCCCACCCCGTTCCTCAGTCGGGTCGCTCATTTTGGATTTTAATAATCCTTTTTCTTCCAGCCGAGTAAGTACCGAATGAACAGCACTGATGTTTAAACTTCTGCCGGCTTGTTTTTCAATTTCATCCATTACGGCAACACCGTAAGCTTCCGGATATAAAATGCCCACGGTTAACAAAATGAGTTCTTCCAGTTCTCCCAGGTAGGTTCCTTTCATAATGATAGTGTCACCCTGAGCCTGTCGAAGGGTGAGTTTTATGATTAGTCAGGTTTCGACAGGCTCAACCTGACATGAATTAGTTCTACGAACGTGAAAGATATAGATATGTTTCATTTTTGTAGAAGTAAATAATCTGAACTTTAGAAATCCTTATCTTTTGACTTAAAATTGAAGATTTTGAAGGCTGTTTCAATTTATCCGGTTAGCGAAAGTGCCCTGACGATTTGTTTGGGAAACGAATTGAATGCCGTAGTAAATGACAGGGTCTTTAGACTTTATAATCACCTGCGCAAACAAGTCAATCCTTTTTGGAAGGACCTGATTCCAGCATATTGTACGCTTACGGTAGTATATGATATAAAAGAAATGCGCAAGCACAGTCAATCGGCATTTAAGTGGGTTAGTAAGCAATTAAAAGAAGCAATTGACCAATGTGATGATGCTGGAATTCTTCCAAGTCGACAACTTTCTATTCCCGTTTGTTATGAGTCCGAATTCGGATTTGATTTGAAGTCGCTGTCCAAAGCAAAAAAACTTTCCATTGATCAGGTGATTAAACTTCATACCGCGCAAACGTATCGTGTGTTCATGCTTGGGTTCTTACCCGGCTTTCCCTACATGGGCATTGTGAATGATAAAATCGCCACACCCCGATTGTCTTCTCCACGAAAACTTGTTCCTGCAGGTAGTGTTGGTATTGCCGGAAATCAAACAGGGATTTACCCACTTGATTCTCCGGGAGGTTGGAATATAATTGGGCGGACGCCTCTGCAAATTTTTAATCCCCGTGTCAGTGTCCTCACGGACACATCTCTGCTTCAACCCGGTGATGAAGTGAAATTTTATTCTATCACTAAAGAGGAATTTCATTCGTTCGATCAAGAGAATTTTAACCCGCTATCAGCATGAGCATTGAGGTGATCAAAGCGGGTATGGCCGATTCGGTTCAGGATACCGGGCGGTTTGGTTATCAGCACCTGGGCATAAATCCAAGTGGTGTCATGGACCAGAATGCCATGAAGATTGCCAATGCGTTGGTTGGGAATCCATTGAATGAAGCGATTGTTGAAATGAGTTTTCCTGCTGCTGCGCTTCGGTTTAATTCTCCAGCGGTAATATGCATTAGTGGTGCTGACTTTACACCAAAACTCAATGGTAGAAATATTCCAGTAAATCAACCGGTTGTTGTTACATCCGGAAGTGAGTTGAAGTTTACAAAGATGATGCATGGCGCATGGTGTTACCTTGCTGTGCAGGGTGGATATGAACTAACCGAATGGCTCGGGAGCGACAGCACGAGCACAAAAGCCAAAGCTGGTGGAATGGAAGGTAGATTTTTAAAAAAGGGCGATATAATTTCGTTCAGCAAACAGATCAAGGAAGCAGTAACAAAAGTATTCCCCTGGCGCGCGGATGTTTCGGAGTTTTATGAGCCAGCACCTATGAAAATGCAGCCAGTGAGGTGTATTCAGGGAAATGAATTTGATTGGTTAACAAAGGGATCGCAGAAAGATTTTTTGAAGCATAATTTTATCGTCAGCAGGCAAAGCGACCGGATGGGTTATCGGTTGGAAGGAACGGAATCGAAACAATCCAAAAAACAGGAATTACTTTCAACAGCCGTTTCATTTGGGACGATACAATTGTTGCCTAACGGTGAGTTGATAGCGTTGATGGCCGATCATCAAACTACAGGTGGTTATCCAAGAATAGCGCATGTTATTACCGCTGATCGGTCGCGATTGGCGCAATGTCGCCCAGCTGAAAAAATTTCTTTTTCCTTTGTGGATATAAAAGAAGCAGAAGCTTTGCTCCTGAAACAGGAGCAGAGTTTAAGTCAATTACAGCAAGCGTGTAAATTTAAATTGAGAGAGCACGAATTATGACTATCGACCTGAATTGCGATATGGGTGAAGGCATGATGAACGATGCGGCCATTATGCCGCACATCAGCAGCGCCAACATTGCCTGTGGGTATCATGCTGGCGATGAAGCCACCATACGTAAAACAATTGATTTGTGCTTAAAATATAATGTTGCGATTGGGGTGCATCCGGGTTTTAACGACAAACTAAATTTCGGACGCGTGCCTGTTCGGTGGACTTTAGATGAACTGTACCAGTTAGTTTGGAAGCAGTTGG is part of the Cyclobacteriaceae bacterium genome and harbors:
- the pxpB gene encoding 5-oxoprolinase subunit PxpB, which produces MKAVSIYPVSESALTICLGNELNAVVNDRVFRLYNHLRKQVNPFWKDLIPAYCTLTVVYDIKEMRKHSQSAFKWVSKQLKEAIDQCDDAGILPSRQLSIPVCYESEFGFDLKSLSKAKKLSIDQVIKLHTAQTYRVFMLGFLPGFPYMGIVNDKIATPRLSSPRKLVPAGSVGIAGNQTGIYPLDSPGGWNIIGRTPLQIFNPRVSVLTDTSLLQPGDEVKFYSITKEEFHSFDQENFNPLSA
- a CDS encoding PadR family transcriptional regulator — protein: MKGTYLGELEELILLTVGILYPEAYGVAVMDEIEKQAGRSLNISAVHSVLTRLEEKGLLKSKMSDPTEERGGRRKRIFVLTAAGKRALEEANELRTQLFNQIPKMALQFRLA
- a CDS encoding biotin-dependent carboxyltransferase family protein, producing MSIEVIKAGMADSVQDTGRFGYQHLGINPSGVMDQNAMKIANALVGNPLNEAIVEMSFPAAALRFNSPAVICISGADFTPKLNGRNIPVNQPVVVTSGSELKFTKMMHGAWCYLAVQGGYELTEWLGSDSTSTKAKAGGMEGRFLKKGDIISFSKQIKEAVTKVFPWRADVSEFYEPAPMKMQPVRCIQGNEFDWLTKGSQKDFLKHNFIVSRQSDRMGYRLEGTESKQSKKQELLSTAVSFGTIQLLPNGELIALMADHQTTGGYPRIAHVITADRSRLAQCRPAEKISFSFVDIKEAEALLLKQEQSLSQLQQACKFKLREHEL